A genomic stretch from Verrucomicrobiia bacterium includes:
- a CDS encoding cytochrome c3 family protein has product MKLLRPLTFALFLAAAVVAYFSWRGVEAKFTLPASSIIFDHKKHVQEFGLDCSHCHAAAESEEAADLLLPEEELCLTCHNGQVASKECSLCHRDVKDTKTYPPHERKTIFSHKRHVEHNINCLTCHPGSDAKEVLTAAQMPEMQTCFGCHDGASQSSECELCHSDAKTLRRLMHPAGFSHAHKFAAGLDASACAPCHRQEENCLACHRGDNLLGSTHPVNYLYSHPLDVKAKRADCQSCHEVESFCVSCHRAEAVQPLSHSAPNWTVTLSGVPSRHAIEARRDAEYCLSCHQSDEPTCASAGCHDN; this is encoded by the coding sequence TTGAAGTTGCTCCGCCCGCTGACGTTCGCTCTTTTTCTGGCGGCGGCTGTCGTCGCTTATTTTAGTTGGCGCGGGGTGGAGGCCAAATTCACCCTGCCGGCCTCCTCCATTATTTTTGACCATAAAAAACATGTCCAGGAATTCGGGCTGGACTGCTCCCACTGCCACGCCGCCGCCGAAAGCGAAGAAGCCGCCGATTTGCTTTTGCCTGAAGAGGAACTTTGTTTGACCTGCCATAACGGCCAGGTGGCTTCCAAAGAATGCTCTCTCTGTCATCGGGACGTGAAGGATACCAAAACCTACCCGCCGCATGAACGCAAAACCATCTTTTCGCACAAGCGGCACGTGGAACATAACATCAATTGCCTAACCTGCCATCCCGGCTCGGACGCCAAGGAGGTCTTGACCGCCGCCCAGATGCCGGAAATGCAAACCTGTTTCGGCTGTCACGATGGCGCCTCTCAAAGTTCCGAATGCGAACTCTGTCACTCGGACGCCAAAACCCTCCGCCGTTTGATGCATCCTGCCGGTTTTTCGCACGCGCACAAGTTTGCCGCCGGGTTGGATGCTTCCGCCTGTGCCCCCTGCCACCGGCAGGAAGAAAACTGCCTTGCCTGCCACCGGGGGGACAACCTGCTCGGCTCCACCCATCCGGTGAATTACTTGTATTCCCACCCGCTGGATGTGAAAGCCAAGCGGGCCGACTGCCAAAGCTGCCATGAAGTGGAAAGCTTTTGCGTGTCCTGCCACAGAGCGGAAGCGGTCCAGCCCCTTTCCCACTCGGCACCAAACTGGACCGTAACCCTCTCCGGTGTTCCCTCCCGCCATGCCATCGAAGCCCGCCGGGATGCCGAATACTGTCTTTCCTGTCACCAGTCGGACGAACCGACCTGTGCCTCCGCCGGCTGCCACGACAATTAG
- a CDS encoding CxxxxCH/CxxCH domain-containing protein has protein sequence MRFQHSKIIGFVFLTGSIAFSLVAFGCSARRSRPTQLRIHPTGWLADHPAAILSNNLQPEYGLGCKSCHGEEYTGGTADVSCVGCHNQRLDVCVGCHGGYAGDYSGAPPYSLARDSNFSDRGVGGHSAMVKGSVFFAGTDCQTCHAKPPFVLSSTHFTPSGSGADGRAEVVFSGLPQLFSSRYGPPVFDTTIGTCANVYCHGAFPGGDTDRVMYFYGGSGEVFCGSCHAALPGDDFTRLSGRHKKHDSLAIPCITCHYATVDSLNAIEPISRRQMHVNGLFDVEFDPTVAPLGLFDGVSCSGLPDSPGCHANRRDW, from the coding sequence ATGCGCTTCCAACATTCTAAAATCATCGGCTTTGTTTTTTTAACAGGAAGCATAGCCTTTTCATTAGTCGCCTTTGGCTGCTCCGCCCGCAGATCCAGACCGACGCAGTTGCGCATTCATCCCACCGGTTGGCTGGCCGACCATCCGGCCGCCATTCTCTCGAACAACCTGCAGCCGGAATACGGTCTTGGCTGCAAAAGCTGCCACGGGGAGGAGTACACGGGGGGAACGGCAGACGTCTCCTGCGTTGGCTGCCACAACCAGCGTCTTGATGTTTGCGTCGGCTGCCACGGTGGCTATGCCGGCGACTACTCCGGTGCCCCTCCCTATTCGCTGGCCCGCGACAGCAACTTTTCCGACCGCGGCGTTGGCGGTCATTCCGCTATGGTTAAAGGAAGTGTTTTCTTTGCCGGTACGGATTGCCAAACCTGCCACGCCAAACCACCCTTTGTGCTCTCTTCGACTCACTTTACTCCCAGCGGAAGTGGAGCCGATGGCCGGGCCGAAGTGGTCTTTTCCGGTCTGCCCCAACTTTTCTCCTCCCGTTACGGCCCTCCGGTTTTCGACACCACGATCGGCACTTGCGCCAACGTCTACTGCCATGGCGCCTTCCCCGGCGGCGACACGGACCGCGTAATGTATTTCTACGGCGGCTCGGGGGAGGTTTTCTGCGGCAGTTGTCATGCGGCGCTTCCAGGGGACGATTTCACCCGTCTCTCCGGCCGGCATAAAAAGCATGACTCGCTTGCCATTCCCTGCATCACTTGCCATTATGCCACCGTGGACAGTTTGAATGCCATAGAACCGATAAGTCGTAGGCAGATGCACGTGAACGGCCTCTTTGACGTGGAATTCGACCCGACTGTGGCCCCCCTCGGGCTTTTCGACGGCGTCTCTTGCAGCGGCCTGCCCGATTCTCCCGGATGCCATGCCAACCGCAGGGACTGGTAA